In Limibacter armeniacum, the sequence TGGCTTTATTAGGGGAGGCACCATGCCAGTGCTTTTCATTCGGAGCAAACCACACGATATCACCGGGACGAATCTCCTCAATAGGCCCACCTTCACGTTGTACCCAACCCAATCCAGACTGTACAATCAATGTCTGACCAGCTGGGTGTGTGTGCCATGCGGTGCGTGCGCCCGGCTCAAAAGTCACCAGTGCTGCGGCTGCTTTTGTCACTTCCTTTTTTGAGAATAGAGGGTCTATTCTTACATCACCTGAAAACCAAGCTTCTGGTCCTTTTACAGATGGTAATTGCTCATTTCTTATAATTTCCATAGTGCTGTTATTTTATTTCAAATGTTACTGTTGTACTTGATACCAATGCATTTACAAATCCACGTACATCTTCCATTTTCCCCATTGGAATTAGGCCACTTGCATACTTGAAGTCCTTGTAGAATATGGCTACATCCCCCCAAGGAGTATAGTACATCATATCACCTACTGAAGCCTCAGCACCTGAAGGGGCCTGTTCTGTAGACAAGGCAGGATTTGGGTAAAAGACTTTCTCAATGCCTGCATAATCTTCCACCTCCACAGTAAATGGCAACTGATCCAATAGGCTTTGGGAGGTGGGATTATTGTAAAGCGATGCCTTGAACACCTGAGTACCAACTGTTATGTTCAAATGAATTAAAAGTCCCTTGTTATCCATATCTTGAAAGCTGAAAGATTGTTGAAGCATAACCTCTTTCTTCTTACAGGAATAGTGCAAGAACAAAGAGGCAATAACAGAGAGAATTAATACAAAAAACGTCTTACTTCGCGTACACCGGAAACATACTGGCATCTCCGTAATCCTTAATCTGCTCCATGTTTAACAAGGACTGCATATCTGCCTCTGAAATCTCAAAATCCACGTCAGCATTGTTTTTCATGTGCGCAGGATTTGCTGTTTTAGGCAAAGGCAGAAGGTCTTGCTGTAAGCAGAATCGGATAGCCAACTGCGGTACTGACACCTGATACTTTTCAGCTATTTTTCCTACTTCCTGATTCTTGAAGAGCTCCCCATGTCCGATAGGTGAATAGGCTTCAACCAGAATACCATTCTCCTCGCAGAATTGAATCAGTTCGGAAGGCATCTTGCTGATGTGCGCCAATATCTGGTTCACCATTGGTTTGATCTCACTAGATTCGAGTATGTTTTTCAAATCCGCTATTTCGAAGTTGGAGACCCCAATAGCCTTTAGTTTCCCTGCCTTGTAGGCATCTTCCAATGCTCTCCAAGCCTCACGGTTTCCTTCATGGTAAGCCTCGTCCTCCAAGAAATTGGCCCAAGGTTTCGGGCTGTGAATAATCATGAGGTCTATATAGTCAAGCCCCAATGTTTTTAAGGAATTGTCAATGGAAGCCACTGCTTCGTCATAGGACTTCACCTCAGCAGCAAGCTTGGTGGTAACAAACAGTTCCTCTCTATTTACGCCACATTCCCTGATTCCTTTACCTACTCCAGCCTCGTTTTGGTATGCCTGGGCAGTGTCGATATGGCGATAGCCCAGCTTTACCGCTTCCTTCACGGCTTCTACCACATCTTCGTCACTGATAAACCATGTACCTAGACCCAACTTAGGGATTTCAACCCCATTTGATAGTTTATAATTCTCTTGTAACATCATCGTTCGATTCTTTTTAATGTATTAAAATGTTTTTGCGTCAATTACATAGCGGTAGCGGGCTTCCTTGTTTACTACCTTTTCCCAGGCCTCATTGACCTGCTCTGCCTTTATAACCTCAATTTCTGGCTTGATGCCATTGTCTGCACAGTAGTGAACCACTTCCTGTGTTTCGGGAATACCTCCGATCAAGGACGAATTGAAATTCACTCTTGAAAATGCCAGCATCAGGTTATTGATCGTGATCTCTGAACCATCCGGCATCCCAACAAACGTGAAGGTGCCGTAAGGCTTTACACATGCCACATAAGGAGATACATTGAACTGGTATGGGATAGTACTGATCATATAATCCAATGTCTTGCTATATGCCTGCATGTTTTTGAACTCATCATCCACCACAATCACCTCTTTCACGCCCCATGACTTGATGTCCTCTACCTTGTCAGGTGAGGTAGTGAATGCATATACTTCTGCGCCTTTGGAAACAGCAATTTTCACTGCCATATGTCCGAGTCCGCCAATACCTGCAACCCCAACTTTGTCTCCCACCTTGAATTGTGCCCTCATCAACGGTGAGTAAGTGGTAATGCCAGCACACAATAATGGAGCAGCCTCCTCAAAGCTGATATGCTCAGGAATGTGTACTGCAAAGTGATCCCTTACCACAATCTTGTCGGAGTAACCACCCTGCGAGATGCCAGTTGGTTCAGCCTTAGTCGGAAAACCGTAAGTGAAGACTGTCTGTCCCTTGTCACAGAAATGTTCTTCTCCGTGAGTACAGCTATCACATTCCATGCAGCTGTCAACCATACAGCCTACGCCAGCCCTATCTCCAATCTTGAATTTGGTAACGTTTTTACCCACGGCCGCCACTATTCCCACAATCTCATGCCCCGGCACCTGAGGGTATTGCTGTGGTCCCCAGTGTCCTTTCAGCTGGTGGATATCAGAATGGCAGATACTGGCATACTGAATGTCGATCAGGATATCATCATCTCCAACTGGTCTACGCTCAAACTCCCAAGGGCTTAGTTTCCCTGAGGCATCCTTTGCGGCATAGCCTTTTGCTTTTATATTCTGGCTCATAACTTCTGGTGTTTTATTTTGAGAAAAAAGTTGCAGTGGGTTGGCTAGTGCCAAACCAGCACCCGCTATTGCAGTCTGCTGAATGAATTTCCTTCTGGATTGCTGTCTGTCCTGATTGTTGCTTGAAGCTGCCATACAGTGCTCTGATTTGTTTAGTTGTTATGGTATTCCTTATCCGTTACAGGTTCTTTCCAGTCCACAATTCCTTTTTCTGTGTTGGGAACAATGTACATCTGTTGCAAACCTACTTCAGGGCTAGCCCCATGCCAATGCAGTACATTGGGTGGGCACTTGATGACATCTCCCTTTCTGATGGTCTGTCGGGGCTGTCCTTTAATCTGGTGGTAGCCTACCCCGTCCGTAATGATCAGAATTTGTCCTGCCGGATGCGTATGCCAGTTGCTTCTGGCGCCAGGTTCGAAGTAGACATTACCAACCAATGTCGTGTAAGTGGAGTCAGCAGGTAACAGCCCATAGTTCCATGCCTTACCTGTGAAAAGTGCTTCCGGCCCTTGCTCTCCCTTAGGAAAAATGGTTTGCAGCTCTGGATTATCCACCTTTGTACAACCGGCAGTAAGCAGCACCAAAAACAGGAATGTGATTACAGCTCTCATCTATTGATCGTTTAATTGTTATTACTTTTTTACAAGGAAATTTCATTTCTTCTTCCAAAATCTCACGATACAAATGTCGGGGGAACAAAAGAGAATAAGTTACCCGAATTACGGCATTACTTACCCTTATTACTGAATGTTACTTTACCTATATCTTATTAATAATCATACACTTATATTTGAATCATAATTTATAAGAACATGGTTCCAGATCGGCCTTGTAAAACTTTACAATACAAATGTCGGGGGAAAAGAAAGCAAGGAATTACCCGAATTACGGTTCTGCTTACCATAATCACGGAATGTGGTTGACAGAAGGAAAGTATTAGAGAAAAGCCATGTAAGTTTGGCTTACCATATTATAAAAAGTATATGCCATGAATGATATAACCAGCATAAATACAGTAACGGAATATAACAACCTGGTAGGACACGAGACCCTGCACCCTTTGGTGAGTATTGTGGATTTTGAGAAGATCAACCCCTTCTGTTACTTCAGAAGTCAAATTGGCTTGTATGCCATTTTTCTAAAGGATGCAAAATGCGGGGATATGACCTATGGCTGTAACAACTATGACTACGAGGAAGGGGCTTTGATCTTTATCTCTCCAGGGCAGGTATATGGCGTTGAAAGCAAGGAGAAAAAGAAAGGGGTTGGCCATGCTTTGGTCTTCCACCCTGACCTGATACACGGCACCAACTTAGGGCGTAACATCAAGGATTATACTTTCTTTTCTTATCAGGTCAATGAGGCACTTCACCTCTCTAGCCGTGAAAGGGCAATCGTCAATGATTGCTTTGACAAGATCAATTATGAACTGGAGCACGGCCTTGACTCCCATAGCAAGACACTTATTGTATCCTATATTGAACTGTTTCTCAATTACTGCAAACGATTCTACGAGCGGCAATTTATTACCAGAAGCCATGCGAACAAGGATGTGTTGACGAGATTTGAAAAGGTACTGGATGAATACTTTGGCTCTGAACTGCCTATCGAATCAGGCCTGCCATCGGTTCGCTACTGCGCCGACAAGCTGTTCCTGTCGTCCAACTACCTGGGAGACCTTCTGAAAAAGGAGACCGGAAAATCTGCACAGGAGCATATCCAGTTAAAGCTGATCGAGATTGCCAAGGAAAAGATTTACGAACCAGGCAAGTCCATCAGTGAGATTGCTTACGAACTGGGCTTTAAGCATCCTCAGCACTTTACAAGAATGTTCAAGAAAAAAGTTGGGGTATCACCTGTTGAATACAAGTCATTGAACTAGTGATAAATCGGGTCGGTACTAATATTAAAAGCTGATAGATTATCAAGGGTAGACCTTTTGTAACCTATCAGCTTTTTTGTTTTTGTCTTATGGTTACTATTAGTTAGTTCTCGTCTTACAAAACTCCGTAAACTTTTAGGAGCAATCTTGCCATATTCAACCAGCTCCCGATAGGCAGCTGATTTTTTAGAGGTTCGGGTATCTATTCCGAACCTTGAAAAAACTTTTTGAAGGAAATGCTCATTGAAAGCCAGGGACTTAATATCCGCTAAAGAGAAAGTCCCTCTCTCTCTTCCATCGGCACATTCAAATGATGGCAGACCTTCGCCAAGTTCACCGCCGTTAGGCTGGCGTTGCCTAGCCGCCCGCAAAACCCGCAATCTCCAATCCACGCATTTCCCTTCCTGCGCAGCCAGACCAGAAATAGCCGATCCCGCAGGTCTGCTTGCCTGACTTGGAAAGGAAACTAGGATCAAATGCCACTACCCAATCCTGCTTTTGACAGTGAGAGAGCAGTAAGGTATTAAAGGCAAAGAAATTGAATCCTTTGCCGAACCAGTTTCGCAACGTTGTTTCCGTCAACTGACTGTAACGGGTAATATTGGTTAGGTTATTTATATACTCCCCTGACTATCAGCATGGTAGTGAAAAGGTGAATCAGAAATTTCTTCTGAGGCCCAGCGTACGCCCTGCATTTTATCCAATATTTGTTCCGTGAGTATCTCGATGCTCATAGGGCAAAAGGATTGTTGTTTGGCTTAGGAACCACAAAATTAACCTTTCGCTTTTTTATTGCCCAGAATTAAAAACTTTACGGAGTATTATTATTAGTACTATCTTGAAAAAATAACGATAGCTTTTTATTAGCATAAATTTTCATCCAAACCGATATAAAAAATCATATGCACTTACCAAAATTATTTAAGACGGAAAATTATGAAGTTCTTCAAGAAGTAATAACAAATAATCCATTTTCAAATTTAATCATCTATAACAAAAGAATAATTGCGACAAGAGCAATGATGGCAATAAATGGAAGTGAAAATGACTTTTATATTGAAACACACCTTAATAAAGCTAACCCAGTAGCGAGACAAATTGATATTAAAGAAGAAGTTCTTTGTGAGTTTTTAGGCTCTCATACATACATAAGCTCATCATGGTATGACCATATTAATGTCTCTACATGGAATTATGAACAAGTTCAGATATACGGAAAAGTAGAATTCATGACCGAAACAGCACTTTACAACCATCTCAATAAGTTGACTAACACCTATGAATCTTCTCAGAAGTGTCCAATAACATTAGAGAAAATGGGTAAAGCGTTTGTTGAAAAAGAAATGAAAGGCGCTATAGGAATCAAAATAATTCCAACAGAAATCAAGATTAAACAAAAGCTATCTCAAAACCGAGATGATAAAAACTTCAACAATATAATCGAGAAATTATCACAATCTGAAGATGAAATGGATATGCGCATTGCCGAAAAAATGAAAAAATTAAGGAGTTAGTGGTATGCTAAGGCTAGTATATTGGCTAGTCCCTACTTTAGTTTCCCAATAGCAATCACATCAGGTTATTAAATTTTGGATTAGTGCTATATTGGAAAGCAGCAAGCTTGATAAACAATAGCAGGATGTTAGCCACAATTAAAAAATAGTGTGTCAAAAGTTATCCTATCCGATTTCTACTAAACTAATAGATTTTTTTATGAAAAATTTTGTTGTACTCCTCTTCCTAATTTTAGTAATAAGCACCTCAGCCAAAACACAAAGTCACAATGATTCAATTACTACTGAATTGATAAAGTTAAGCGAAAACAGTCATCTTATTGGCTTTGCAGTTGCTATTGTAGATAAAGACAGTATTGTTTATGCTAAAGGATTCGGTCACGCCAACAAAAGAACAAATACACCTTATACGGTTCATACGATACAACCAATTGCTTCTATATCTAAAACTTTACTTGGGGTTGCTTTAATGAAAGCTCAAGAGATGGGAAAATTAAACCTTTGCGATAATATTAATGACTATCTTCCTTTTAAAATTTACAACCCCAATTTTCCAGACGAAAAAATAACAATCCAGCAGCTTGCAAATCACACTTCGAGTATTATTGATGGTGATCAATATGACCGTACATATGTTTTCAAAGAAAAAATTCCAGTTTTTTATAATGATTCATCTAGCCAAGTCAAACAAGAGATAAAGGAATCTGTTGACCTTTTCAATAAGAATGAATGGATGCCAATGTCTGATTTCATAAGAAATCAATACAGCCAAAATGGAATTTGGTACAACAGGGAAAACTTTTCTAATAACCTTCCAGGAAGCACCTACAAATATAGTAATATGGGGGCTAATATAGCTGCCTATATTATTGAAGAAGTAAGTGGTGAAGTTTACATTGAATTTGTTAAGAAACATATACTTAACCCATTACAAATGACTAATTCTGGATGGCCTTCCAATAATTATCATCCAAGTAACGTTTCCACTTTATATTGGTATGGGTATCCGATGCCAGAATATGAACTCATTACATATGGTGATGGCGGTTTTATGACTAACATTACAGATTTCAGCAAATTTCTTATTACAATGATTCAAGGCTATAACGGTGAGGATAACATTTTAACAGCTACGAGCTATAAAGAAATGATGGAAAGACCAATTTCATCAAATTTAAAAAAAGGTGTTTTTTGGAGTGTAGATTCAGAAAAAATTGGTCATAGCGGAAATGACCTAGGGGTTATATCCCATGCGTATTTTTTAATAGAAAAAGGAAAGGGCATAATAATCTTTGTTAATACATCCGAAACTGAGAACGCAATGATTGAAGTAAGAGACATTTATCGAACACTTTTAAAGTATGCAAAGCGTGGATAACATTTAATTCTAAAATTAACCTAAATATCTATCCAGATTTATTTCACTCAGAAATTCTTTTTTTAAAAAGTAGAAGCCACAGCATTTAAGATAATCCATGTTCCATTCCGTTTTTCCAATTGATAGATCTGCTGCAATCTCCACGTATCTCTCGATCCCCAAATTCTTGCATCCAACAAGTTTTGATTCATCAGTTCTGCCCTATCCCCATCCACTTTTACAGTACGATTCAATTCTTTAGCCGTGTAGTATTTCATGCTTTCTTGGTCTATCTCATCAAACCAATCTTCTTTTGACTGGACAACTCCGGTGATATGTGTTAGGGTAAACCCCTTGTCTACCATTTTTTCCATTTCTGTTGTGTTCTGATCGATCATCAGATTAGTGAAGTGTCTGATTACCTCAAGGACTTTATTTTCTTCTTGGTTCTGTGACATAGCTTTTGAGATTATGATTCTAATAAATATTAATGCAACATATTCTAAAAGGAATAGCTGCCTCACTATTAGTGAAACAGCTATATAATAATTTACAGATACGCTCTTGATGACGGCTACCTACTCAATGCTTGTCTGTAATCCTCAATGGTATCTATATCTATAAGCTCACCTTTGTGTTTATATAATACCACCTCTTCGCTAAGTTGACTGAGTAGTGATTTAGCTCCTTTGTCTCCTGATATATTAAGTAACGAAGAGAAATACTTCCTTGGGAGTATTGCAGGAACTCCAGGACTATTGCCATAGGATGTAGCCACACAGCGATCGGGATATTCTGAATGAATCGCCAACATATTATTGATATCCTTAGTCAGGATAAAAGGCTGATCTGCCAGAAACAGGAATACGCCATCAATATCTTGCATGTCCAAAACATATTGAATTCCTGCTTTAATACTCTCGCTCAGTCCCAACGACCAGTGCTCGTTATAAACCAATTGTACTTGGTCTGATAAAACAGGCGCAATTTTCTCACTATTGGCCCCTAATACACAACATACTAGTTCAAATTCGATGGATTCAATCGCATCAAACATATGCTGAATGATAGGTTTGTTTTCTATCATCAGCAATTGCTTGGCCTGTCCCATCCTAGATGATGCTCCTGCCGATAGCACAATGGCTGCCAATCCCATAATTCAATCTAGTTAACAGTGATACTATTGATTACTTTACTGGATTGCTTTTTTCTGACTACAGCAATTATTTCTGCAATAACCGAAATCGCTATTTCCTGAGGCGTGACCGAACCAATATTTAGACCTGCCGGCGAACTGATGGACTCCAGTTTGTCTAAATCCAATTCAGCATTATACTGGAGAAGTTCATCAAACAGCATATGCTTACGCCTACTTGACCCAATAATTCCAAAATAGCAGTAGGCTTGATCGAGTATAGCCAATGCATAATGAAAATCCCTTGAATAACTATGTGTCATTAGAATAACTGCTGTCTGCTCATCTAAACCCAAGTTGTCAATTCCATCAGGTTCCAACGCTATTACCTTATCAGCTCCCGGAAAATCACTTTTTTGTCGAGCATCTTTCAGAGAACTTACAACCGTTACTTCCATCCCACTGCTACTGCCTATCATCGCCATTTGTACAGCATCATGCTCAGTACCAATGATTACCAAGCGCAAAGCTGGTTGCATGGTTTGGCTAAAAACAGATACGTTATGACTCGGGCTAAAATCTTTTCTAAACGTAAATTCTTTTCCCTTAAGCTTGATGATCGTTCCATAATCCGGCGACTGTCCTATTTCCTTGGAATAGAAAGCGTGCATCTCAAAGGATAACCTGGATTCCAAAACCTCAGCCCAACTGGCCAATAGTTCGTCCGATAAGCTAAAAGGCTCGATAAGTATATACAAGACTCCTTCACATCCTAGTCTGTATCTGCCATCGTAGGTCATGATACGAGGTAAGCCATCTTCCAACACCTGCTGTGCCTGTCTTATTACCTCTTTCTCCACACATCCTCCACTGACAGCTCCAACCGTATCACCCTTGTCGGTTATTAACATCCTTACCCCTGGCTTACGATAGGAAGAGCCATCTAAATCAACCACAGATGCCAAGACACACTTTATTGAAGATGCCTGGCATTGTACTGCGTGGTTCAATATTTTCTTAAATTCGAATAGCATAGTTGTTTATCCAAGCTCCTCAGCAAAAGGCATTTTGCGAATCCGCTTACCTGTTGCTGCATAAATAGCATTACTTATAGCGGCTGCCACTGGTGGTAATGCTGGTTCTCCCAATCCTGTTGGCGCTTCATTTGATGGAACAAACTTCACTTCGATATCCAATGGTGCGTCCTTTATCCGAAGGAATTTATAGGAGTCAAAATTGGTCTCTGCTACAGCGCCATCCACAAAAGTAATCTTAGGAAACATGGCGTGACAAATACCATCAATGATAGCACCCTGCACCTGATTTTCAGCTCCACTAAGGTTAATGACTGTACCACAGTTTACCGCACAAAAAACCTTGGTAATCCTAGGCTTTCCATTCTCCAGTTTAAGCTCAAGAACCTGAGCCGCATACGAACCAAATGAATACCATGTAGCAAAACCTCTGAACACTCCTTCAGGCGTAGTGCCCCAGTCTGACATTTCTGCCACCAATTCAACCACACTTTTGTATTTATCAGGGTCAAACTGCAGCTTTCCAATGGGTTGCTTCTTGGCTTTTTCAAACAATTCAAGTCGAAATGCAACAGGGTCTTTTTTCAGTTCCACACACACTTCATCCATAAAACTTTCAGCAGGAAAGGCAAGTGTGTTGGCACCAGGAGCACGCCACCAGCCTGTAGGGGTATTGCTCTCCAGGCCTTGACCCTCTGAACGGTAATTTTCTAAAGCACCAGCTACATAACTATCCCCTCTAACTTCCCTTCCAATGGCAATTCCAGACTGGTGCCAGCTCCATAGTTTATCTTCCGACAAGCCAGCCCTATACCGATACATAGTAGCCGGACGGTAAAAGTCATTTTGCTGATCATCTTCCCTTGTCCACTGCACCTGTACAGGTTTTTGAACAGCAGCAGAAATCAATGCAGCTTCCACCGCATTGTCATTCATCAGTTTTCTGCCAAATCCGCCTCCCTGTCTTGGAAGTGTAACTGAAATGTTTTCCGGAGCGATTCCCAGCAATTCAGCGACATCGCTTCTTACCTTTGCCGGCACCTGCGTTGGACCAAAAAGCTCCGCACTATCTTTCCTGACATCAGCAAAGTAGTTTAGCGGCTCCATTTGTCCGTGGGAAATGGTTGGCATCTCATAATAAACATCCAGCACTTTTTGGGCTGTTTTATTAGCTGCATCTATATCCCCATCATTTCTGGACTTAGCGTCTGCACCTTTTGCCAGCAATTCCTTAAAAGAATTGAAGTGATCTGAAGAACTTTCCAGTTTCTCTGACGTCTCCCATTCAATGATCAAGGCATCTCGTCCCTTTTTGGCTATCCAAGTAGAGGTGGCCAGTACCGCTACCGAATTTTTAAGCTTTACGATATCTTTGACACCATTGATCTTACGTGCTTCGGTATCATCTACATTTTTCAATGTTTTTCCGTAAGCTGGGGGACGAGCCACCATTGCGAATAGCATTCCCTCCCTGCGTGTATCTATTCCATAAAGGGGCTGACCAGTAGTAATTTTATGGGCCTCAACATCTTTAACACGTGTGCCCAGAAACTTGAAATCCTCAGGATTTTTTAGTTTTGGATCAGTGGGAACCTCCAGCTTAGATGCCTTTGTCGCCAGTTCTCCATAACTTAGTTTTTTTCCACTTGATTGGTGTATAACCATTCCCTCATCTGCCAAACACTCGTCAACAGGTACATTCCAGGTTTGGGCTGCGGCTGCTATCAACATCTCACGGGCTGCGGCTCCAACGATACGTAATTCTGCAAACTTCCCTCTAATGGCACCACTGCCGCCTGCTACCTGTCTTCCAAATTTCTCATCCAGTGGGGCTAATGCTACCTTAACTTTTTCCCAATTCACACACAGTTCTTCAGCCACGATCAAAGGAAGTGAAGTGGTTACACCTTGCCCAATTTCAGGGTTGGGCGCCATCAGCACGATCGTACCATCAGGACTTATCTTGATATAGGCATTTGGAGTAAATTCATCCTCTTCAGCTAATTTGCTTATGGATTTATAGCCCAGCAAGGAGAAGCTTAATAGCAATCCTCCACCTGCAATAGTAGAAGCTTTGAGAAAATGTCTTCTGGAAACTGTTGACTTCATAGCTAGTTTGATTTTGAGGCTTCGTGAATAGCTTTTCTAATCCTTACTTGAGTGCCACAACGGCAGATATTTGTAATGGCCATATCAATTTGCTCATCTGTTGGGTTTGGTGTTCGCTGCAACAAGGCTGCGGCTGCCATTATCTGACCAGCCTGACAGTAGCCACACTGCGAAACATCCAACTCCTCCCAGGCTTTTTGCAACGGATGATCCCCATTTTCACTTAACCCTTCAATGGTTGTGATTTTATTTTCTCCAATCGCTGATACAGGGAGCTGGCAGGAGCGAACTGCAAAACCGTTGAGGTGAACGGTACAAGCGCCACATTGTGAAACACCGCACCCGAATTTTGTCCCTACAAGGTTAAGCGAATCCCGCAGTACCCAAAGAAGCGGCGTGTCAGCATCTACCTCTACCTCATGCTGTTTGCCATTAATTAATAAGGTGTATTTAGCCATGATTTTAAGTTGAGTTACTTTTTAAGTGCAGGTTGAATTTCTTCAGGTTTTACAGGTCCGTAGCTATTTCCAAAAGAGTTCCTGATATAATTCATGACATCTGCTACTTCCTGATCGGATAATGGATGACCCGACATAGGTGTGTTATATTTAATCCCCTTGACTTCTATGGGGCCAGAAAGACCGTTGATGATTACCTTGACAGTTCTTTCTTTATCTGATAGGTGTTCTGAATTGGCAAGTGGAGGATAAACACCCGGCAATCCTTCACCTTGTGACATATGGCAGGATTGACAATTTACCTGATAGAGTGCTTGCCCTCTTTCAATACTGGCTTTCAAGTCAAATGATTGCGCAAACGATGTGAGTGTACTAACCACTAATACTCCCAATAAAACAAAGGTTTTCAATTTCATCTGAAATCTGTTTGTTTATCAATTTCAATTACCCCCCTAAAACAAGGTTCGGCATTTTCTATGTAATTTATGGTATTTTGAAAGTAAAATCAGCTTTTGAAACAGCAATTGTTTCAGGATTCAATAACCAAGCGTGTGTAGCGGGTTTACGCCGGTTGAAATTCATAGTCAATGTTCCCTCCTTTAATTCTGACAGTCACATCTTCTAACTTTACGGCACTTTGTTCAAAAGTATCGACAGCTGAAGTATATTGCCTTTATTAAAATCGTTTAGCTTACTCAATAAAAAATAACAAAGTGAATCTAATTTTCAATAAATATTTCTTTGACTCAAATAAGAGAGAAAGAATAAAAACCTCACAAACCAGTACATCAATAGACATTGTAAAGAATATAAATTCGTATGACTGGACAGTAAGTATAAATTTAGTAACCAAATACCTGTCAGAAAATGAATTACTGGAAGACTCAAATACAATCTTTGAACTGATTGATAGAACAGAAAACTTG encodes:
- a CDS encoding (2Fe-2S)-binding protein; this encodes MAKYTLLINGKQHEVEVDADTPLLWVLRDSLNLVGTKFGCGVSQCGACTVHLNGFAVRSCQLPVSAIGENKITTIEGLSENGDHPLQKAWEELDVSQCGYCQAGQIMAAAALLQRTPNPTDEQIDMAITNICRCGTQVRIRKAIHEASKSN
- a CDS encoding XdhC family protein; translated protein: MLFEFKKILNHAVQCQASSIKCVLASVVDLDGSSYRKPGVRMLITDKGDTVGAVSGGCVEKEVIRQAQQVLEDGLPRIMTYDGRYRLGCEGVLYILIEPFSLSDELLASWAEVLESRLSFEMHAFYSKEIGQSPDYGTIIKLKGKEFTFRKDFSPSHNVSVFSQTMQPALRLVIIGTEHDAVQMAMIGSSSGMEVTVVSSLKDARQKSDFPGADKVIALEPDGIDNLGLDEQTAVILMTHSYSRDFHYALAILDQAYCYFGIIGSSRRKHMLFDELLQYNAELDLDKLESISSPAGLNIGSVTPQEIAISVIAEIIAVVRKKQSSKVINSITVN
- a CDS encoding cytochrome c; translated protein: MKLKTFVLLGVLVVSTLTSFAQSFDLKASIERGQALYQVNCQSCHMSQGEGLPGVYPPLANSEHLSDKERTVKVIINGLSGPIEVKGIKYNTPMSGHPLSDQEVADVMNYIRNSFGNSYGPVKPEEIQPALKK
- a CDS encoding xanthine dehydrogenase family protein molybdopterin-binding subunit, with protein sequence MKSTVSRRHFLKASTIAGGGLLLSFSLLGYKSISKLAEEDEFTPNAYIKISPDGTIVLMAPNPEIGQGVTTSLPLIVAEELCVNWEKVKVALAPLDEKFGRQVAGGSGAIRGKFAELRIVGAAAREMLIAAAAQTWNVPVDECLADEGMVIHQSSGKKLSYGELATKASKLEVPTDPKLKNPEDFKFLGTRVKDVEAHKITTGQPLYGIDTRREGMLFAMVARPPAYGKTLKNVDDTEARKINGVKDIVKLKNSVAVLATSTWIAKKGRDALIIEWETSEKLESSSDHFNSFKELLAKGADAKSRNDGDIDAANKTAQKVLDVYYEMPTISHGQMEPLNYFADVRKDSAELFGPTQVPAKVRSDVAELLGIAPENISVTLPRQGGGFGRKLMNDNAVEAALISAAVQKPVQVQWTREDDQQNDFYRPATMYRYRAGLSEDKLWSWHQSGIAIGREVRGDSYVAGALENYRSEGQGLESNTPTGWWRAPGANTLAFPAESFMDEVCVELKKDPVAFRLELFEKAKKQPIGKLQFDPDKYKSVVELVAEMSDWGTTPEGVFRGFATWYSFGSYAAQVLELKLENGKPRITKVFCAVNCGTVINLSGAENQVQGAIIDGICHAMFPKITFVDGAVAETNFDSYKFLRIKDAPLDIEVKFVPSNEAPTGLGEPALPPVAAAISNAIYAATGKRIRKMPFAEELG